One bacterium genomic window, ATGGTTCCTTTGGGGATCGTGCGCTCGACACCAGTGTGGCCGCCGCGCGGGCCGATGATTTCGTACTGGCCAGAACGCGGAGCGGTCTGGCCGGGTTTGAGTCCTTTGTCAGCCATTAGACAATTCCTTTCTGTTTTGAAACGCGTGACCGAGAACCTGATGGGCTTCGGCCAGACCGTTTTTTAAAACAGGCCGGAGTCCGGAACAATGATGATTGAGCGGATGAAGCTCGTTGTAGGTATGTGAACGCCTTGCCTGGAGTGCTAGCTGTTATGGTTCCCAGATCAGACTAATCACTGTATTCATGCTCTTTAGGTAGAGTGGGCTTTCACACACCTGCTCGTGCCAGTTGGTGGTATCGCGTAGCCAAAGGTCTGAAGGCAGGATTCCAGTTGACTCGTCATCGTCTTGTGTCAGGAAGTAACTGCCAGCCGATGTGTCGTCCGACACTGTCGTTCCAATCGGCAAGATCTCATTGAGCGAAACGGCTGATGATGCTCTGAACCATTTCACCCTTCCGTCAGCTACGACGTACATTATGAGTCTATAGGCGGCGAGTTCTACGAATCTCACACATATCGAAGTCCACGATGTCCCGAAATACTCTGCCTCATGGCGAACAAGAGCCGCCGTGGCGTTTTGACCCTTGGTCCTCGTGCGGAAGTCATCCTCCGGCATCAGTAGCTCAGCCCCAAATGAGTTGGCTTCGAATTCTGCACCGTTCGCTTGGTACCAAGGGAGGAACATTTCGTCGGTGCAACTGAACGCCGATTGAAGCTCACGATGCAAGAAGAAATGACCTAGCTCGTGCGCGATGGTAAAGCGATAGCGGCCTTGACTTGGAGCTAATGCCTGGTCTACCGAAATCACCGCTCGCTCATTGCTGCGCAAGAGAGTAGCCGTGGTACCAACCAAAGCCTTGCGCTCCACGTTGACATCAAACACAGCAGCGAAGTCCTCTATGTCCATTTCACACAAGCGCAGGGAGCCGTATTGTGTCAACAACTGTTGCGCTTTCCGTCGCGCGACAAGCGTACTACTCATTCGCCGCTCTCTGACCTTGAGATTCTCTCGAGTTCTCTCAGAATATCGGCATCCTCTAGCATTGATCGCATAGTGGACTCATCCATGCGTTCGAAGTCTCTGAATGACGGTTGGAGTTCGGCTTGCGAAGGCTCAAACATGGCTTTAACACGGGTTCTCAATTCCGCGGTTGATAGCGAATCATATCTCCCTCGGATTCTCGATGCTACTCTCTCGAATAGAGCCTTCTTCACCTTTGCCGCCTGAACAACGTGTTGTCCCACTAGAGTCTTGACTCGCGAATCTATTTGCACGAAAAGTGTCTTTGGGTCGTCTCCAATTTCTCGAATGCGCTCGTCGAGAGCTTCGGGATGTTCCGCATAGAAGCTCTCAAACGCCCTCTCGATATACTCGAAAGAACTCGGGATTTTGGTTTCACCACACATTTTTGCTCCTCTTGTATCCTTGGTTAGCGACCGCTCAACAATCGTGGCAATCTTTTCATCGCATCAATGACTCTCTCAACCGAGATTTCGGTCGCTTTCGATATGTCCGCAACTTTCTCGTGTCCGTCCAAAATGGCAAGGAGAACCATTTCGCAATCACTGTCACCGGATACGCGATTAAGCAATTCCTTGATATTGTCCTCAGTTTCGGCGAGTTCCTCAATAGACGGGCCTGAAAGCGGGGCAAGCTCAGTCTCGCCTTCGCCAGTCTCTTTCAGGTACTCCCAGGAGATGTCCTTTGCGGACTTCTTAGCACGCGTATTACTGAGAATGCTGCGCATCGTCCACTTGAGATGCGTTATGATACTGTGGCCCGATTGGGGATCCCACGGCCGCGCTTGGGTGTAAACCTTGAATACGGCCTCGGCAACAAGCTCCTTTCGGGCCTGTTTGTCCAAATCCGGATAATGAATGTCAAGAAATACATACAACTGCTTGTAGATCGATTCCCAATGCTGAGCATCCATCAGCGCTTTGTACGGTGGATCAGGTTTGTCAGGACTCATTACCGCTCCTTGATGTTTCTAATACCATATACTATTTAGTTTCGAATTAGCCTTATCGCTAATAAGTATATGGACTTAGGAAAAGTTCATTTCTATCAAATAGAGGTGACTCTTGTACCCGGGTGACTCGAAGTGGCAGGTTGCGACCTCCATGCTGCGAAATGCGACAGTGCGGGAGGAGTATTCAGACACATGGAGACGCTGAATAGCCAATAGAATAGCCTTTGTCGGTTGACTGAGAATTGACCTATGAAACAAGACGGGCGGCCCTTTGTGGCCGCCCGTCTCATGGTCACTGGACGAAACTTAGTAGTCCATGCCGCCCATACCGCCGCCGCCGGGCATGGCCGGGGCTGCTGCTTTGGGCTCCTTCTTCTCGTAGATGGCGCAGTCGGTGGTGAGCAGAAGGGCACCGACGGAGGCGGCGTTCTCGAGGGCGACGCGCACGACCTTGGTGGGGTCGATGACGCCGTCATCAATCAGGTCGCTGTAGACTTCGGTGGCGGCGTTGAAGCCGTAGGAGTACTGGCCATTGTTTTTGACCTTCTCCACGACGACGCTGCCTTCCCAGCCGGCGTTCTGCGCGATCATGCGGATCGGCTCTTCGAGGGAGCGGCGCACGATGTTGACACCGAGCTTCTCATCGCCTTCGAGCTTCATATCATCGAGGGCCGAAGCGGCACGCAGCAGGGCCACGCCGCCGCCGGGGAGAATGCCTTCTTCGACGGCCGCGCGGGTGGCGTGCAGCGCGTCTTCGACACGGGCCTTCTTCTCTTTCATTTCCACTTCCGTCGCCGCGCCGACCTTGAGCACCGCGACGCCGCCGGCGAGCTTGGCCAGACGTTCCTGGAGCTTCTCGCGGTCGTAATCGCTGGTGGTGTTCTCGATCTGCTTGCGGATCATGCCAATGCGGCCCTTGATGTCTTCGGGCTTGCCGGCGCCTTCGACGATGGTGGTGTTGTCTTTGTCGACCAGAATACGCTTGGCTTCGCCGAGGTCGGACAGCACGGCATTTTCCAGCTTGAAGCCGGCTTCTTCGCTGATGACGCGGCCGCCGGTGAGGACGGCGATGTCTTCGAGCATGGCTTTGCGGCGGTCACCGAAGCCGGGGGCCTTGACGGCGACGCAGCGCAGGCGGCCCTGGAGCTTGTTGACGACGAGGGTGGCGAGGGCTTCACCTTCGACATCTTCGGCAATGATGACGATGGACTTGCCGACCTGCGAGACCTTGTTCAGCACGGGAACGAGTTCGTTGATGGCGGCGATCTTCTTGTCATAGATCAGAATGTACGGCTTCTCGAGTTCGACGTCCATGCTGTCGGGATTGGTGACGAAGTAGGGCGAGATGTAGCCGCGGTCGAACTGCATACCTTCGACGACTTCGAGGGTGGTCTCGGCGGACTTGGCTTCTTCGACGGTGATGACGCCGTCCTTGCCGACCTTGTCCATAGCATCGGCGATGAGCGTGCCGACTTCCTTATCATTGTTGGCGGAAATCGTGCCGACGGCGGCGATGTCCTTCTTGCCGCTGACCTGCTTGCCATTGGCCTTGAGGTGAGCGACAACGGCGGCGACGGCCTTGTCGATGCCGCGCTTGAGGGACATGGGATCGGCGCCGGCGGTGACATTCTTCAGGCCTTCGGCGATGATCGCCTGGGCGAGCACGGTGGCGGTGGTGGTACCGTCGCCGGCGACATCACTGGTCTTGGAGGCGACTTCGCGGACCATCTGGGCGCCCATGTTCTGCACGGCGTCTTCGATTTCGATTTCCTTGGCGACGGTGACGCCGTCCTTGGTGACGGTGGGCGCGCCCCACTTCTTCTCGATCACCACATTGCGGCCCTTGGGGCCGAGGGTAACCTTGACGCTGTCGGCGAGGATGTCGACACCCTTCTTCAGCGCGGTGCGGGCTTCCACATCAAAGGTAATGATTTTGCTGGGCATGGTATTTGGAATCCTTGTAGTTGACAAATGAAAAACGAGAAATGAAAAACCAAAAAGGAGAGACAAACCCGAGATCCTTCAGCCTTCGGCTTCAGGATGACCCTGAAGGGTCATTTCTGGACGATGGCGAGGATGTCGGTGCGGGAGACGAGGAGATAGTCTTCGTTGTCCATCTTGAATTCGGTGCCGCCGTAGCGGGCGTAGACGACGCGGTCGCCGACTTTGACGATGTCGGAGAGCTTCTTCTGCTTGCGATCGGCGATTTCGACGTCATCACCGACGGCGACAACTTCACCCATCTGGGGGCGTTCTTTGGCGGTATCGGGGATAATGATGTTGCCGATGCTGCGGGCTTCTTCTTTCAGCGGCTTGATCAGCACGCGCTCGTCAATGGGGGTAATTTTCATGGATGGGCTCCGTTTGGATTATTGGATTGAACTTATGGGCAGGGTTATTAGCACT contains:
- a CDS encoding ImmA/IrrE family metallo-endopeptidase, whose protein sequence is MSSTLVARRKAQQLLTQYGSLRLCEMDIEDFAAVFDVNVERKALVGTTATLLRSNERAVISVDQALAPSQGRYRFTIAHELGHFFLHRELQSAFSCTDEMFLPWYQANGAEFEANSFGAELLMPEDDFRTRTKGQNATAALVRHEAEYFGTSWTSICVRFVELAAYRLIMYVVADGRVKWFRASSAVSLNEILPIGTTVSDDTSAGSYFLTQDDDESTGILPSDLWLRDTTNWHEQVCESPLYLKSMNTVISLIWEP
- the groL gene encoding chaperonin GroEL (60 kDa chaperone family; promotes refolding of misfolded polypeptides especially under stressful conditions; forms two stacked rings of heptamers to form a barrel-shaped 14mer; ends can be capped by GroES; misfolded proteins enter the barrel where they are refolded when GroES binds); amino-acid sequence: MPSKIITFDVEARTALKKGVDILADSVKVTLGPKGRNVVIEKKWGAPTVTKDGVTVAKEIEIEDAVQNMGAQMVREVASKTSDVAGDGTTTATVLAQAIIAEGLKNVTAGADPMSLKRGIDKAVAAVVAHLKANGKQVSGKKDIAAVGTISANNDKEVGTLIADAMDKVGKDGVITVEEAKSAETTLEVVEGMQFDRGYISPYFVTNPDSMDVELEKPYILIYDKKIAAINELVPVLNKVSQVGKSIVIIAEDVEGEALATLVVNKLQGRLRCVAVKAPGFGDRRKAMLEDIAVLTGGRVISEEAGFKLENAVLSDLGEAKRILVDKDNTTIVEGAGKPEDIKGRIGMIRKQIENTTSDYDREKLQERLAKLAGGVAVLKVGAATEVEMKEKKARVEDALHATRAAVEEGILPGGGVALLRAASALDDMKLEGDEKLGVNIVRRSLEEPIRMIAQNAGWEGSVVVEKVKNNGQYSYGFNAATEVYSDLIDDGVIDPTKVVRVALENAASVGALLLTTDCAIYEKKEPKAAAPAMPGGGGMGGMDY
- a CDS encoding co-chaperone GroES; the protein is MKITPIDERVLIKPLKEEARSIGNIIIPDTAKERPQMGEVVAVGDDVEIADRKQKKLSDIVKVGDRVVYARYGGTEFKMDNEDYLLVSRTDILAIVQK